The genome window CGGCAGCTTCGTCTCTTTGGCCGGCGTTCCATCGAGAGACGACCTCGACGAGAATTCTGGGGAAGGCAAAGCCGGTCATCGCACCGGTGGCGCCGGCAATGAGCTCCTCGAGGAGATAGCCCCCGCCGAGGCCCCCGAAGATATCGATGCCGATGCCGTCGTCGAGCTCACGAATGCGCGCCGTCTTGTAAGGTGTCGGGGGGTCCTCGAGCTTTATCGTCCGCGCCGAAGGTATCTCGCGACAGATGTCCACCAACAACGACGGCTCCATGGTGAAACCCGAGATTGGGGGGAAATCCTGTATCACGATGGCGAGGTCGACCTTCTCGGCGATCGCGGTGAAATGACGCCGAACGTACGCGGAATTGAGCTTGGCCATCCTCGGCGGACTGACCATGACGCCGGACGCCCCTGCCCTTTGAGCGGCTTGGCAGAAATCGAGGCAGATATCGAGCCCGGGGGCGGTGGCCCCGACGACGACCGGCACCCTCCCGTCGACGAGCTCCAGCGTCGCGTCCAGAATCTCGTTACGTTCCCGCTCGGATATGCGAGCGACTTCGCTCGTCACACCCAGGGCGGTAAAGCCGTTGACCCCGTCCTCGATGAAAAGATCGATTGCGCGGCGCAGGCTCTCGCGGTCGAAGGCGCCGTTTTCGTCGAACGGTGTCGGAAGGACGGTGAACACACCCTGGAGCTTCAGCATCAGTCGGTCCCTTTCTATCACATCTGGACGTCTGTAGACTGTCGACTCGCTAGTCAGGCTGATGAAAAAGTACAGTCCAGCCTGCGCGAGCGGAGCGAGCCCGGCGCGCCTGCCGCGCCGTAAGCAGCCCCGAACCGTGGCGGCTCGATTGATTACGGGTCCCGCCACGGCATTGAACACTAGAAGAGGTTAGGATCCCGGTCGTGAAAATCCGAATCATCTCCAGAGATTCCGTAAAGAAGGCCATCTCGATGGGCCAGGCGATCGAGACCGTCAAGACAGCCTTCGCCCAGCTCTCGGGAGGGCAGGCGCGGGTTCCGATCCGCACGCAGCTACCCGTACCGCGGCACGACGGAGTGACTCTGTTCATGCCCGCCTATCTCGAAGAGGCTGACGAGCTCGGAATGAAAATGGTCTCCGTGTTCTCCGGCAATCCCGCCCGAGGGCTTCCCATCATCAACGCGATGGTCGTGCTGGTCGATGCGGGAACGGGGGTTCCGACGGCGATCCTCGACGGCACTTACTTGACTGCGCTCCGCACCGGCGCGGCATCCGGTGCGGCGACCGACCTCCTGGCTCGAGCGGACGCGAGCACCGTCGCCGTGCTGGGAACGGGAGTGCAGGGGCGGACTCAGCTCGAAGCCGTATGTACCACGAGGCGCATCGAGCGCGTTTTCGTGTACGACGCCCGTCGAGGGGCCGCGGAGACTTTTTGCCGGGAGATGGCAAGTTTTGGGGCGCCGATACCCGAGTCGATCGAGCTCGCTTCCGACACCGGTCACGCGCTGCGGGAGGCCGACATCGTCTGCACCGCGACGACCTCGTCGAAGCCAGTTTTCGCCGATGTCGAGCTCAAACAAGGCGCTCACATCAATGCCATCGGGGCATTCACCCCTCAGATGCAGGAGATCCCCGCGGAGACCGTGGCCCGCTCGCTCCTCGTCGTCGATTCGCGCGAGGCGGTCTGGGCCGAGGCCGGGGACCTCATCATCGCGCGCGACGGCGGGTTCATCTCGACGGACAGCGTTCATGCCGAGCTCGGCGAGGTCGTCTCGGGCTCGAGGCCGGGTCGAACGAACGACCGACAGGTCACGTTGTTCAAATCGGTCGGCAACGCCGTTCAGGACGTCTCGGTGGGCGCGAGAATCCTGCAAGAAGCAGAGGAAAGAGGTCTCGGGGAAGTGGTCGAAATCTGAATCCCGATATGCAATAACATAGCGGCTTCCATG of Vicinamibacteria bacterium contains these proteins:
- a CDS encoding dihydrodipicolinate synthase family protein yields the protein MLKLQGVFTVLPTPFDENGAFDRESLRRAIDLFIEDGVNGFTALGVTSEVARISERERNEILDATLELVDGRVPVVVGATAPGLDICLDFCQAAQRAGASGVMVSPPRMAKLNSAYVRRHFTAIAEKVDLAIVIQDFPPISGFTMEPSLLVDICREIPSARTIKLEDPPTPYKTARIRELDDGIGIDIFGGLGGGYLLEELIAGATGAMTGFAFPRILVEVVSRWNAGQRDEAADYFYRHVALMRFEFQEGIGMAIRKEMLRRRGALRHPGVRQPASVLDRQTVEALDRILKWLKLE
- a CDS encoding ornithine cyclodeaminase — its product is MKIRIISRDSVKKAISMGQAIETVKTAFAQLSGGQARVPIRTQLPVPRHDGVTLFMPAYLEEADELGMKMVSVFSGNPARGLPIINAMVVLVDAGTGVPTAILDGTYLTALRTGAASGAATDLLARADASTVAVLGTGVQGRTQLEAVCTTRRIERVFVYDARRGAAETFCREMASFGAPIPESIELASDTGHALREADIVCTATTSSKPVFADVELKQGAHINAIGAFTPQMQEIPAETVARSLLVVDSREAVWAEAGDLIIARDGGFISTDSVHAELGEVVSGSRPGRTNDRQVTLFKSVGNAVQDVSVGARILQEAEERGLGEVVEI